The following proteins come from a genomic window of Misgurnus anguillicaudatus chromosome 10, ASM2758022v2, whole genome shotgun sequence:
- the aqp10a gene encoding aquaporin-10a — MSHLKKVIRKMKVKNELTRQILGELLGTFVLLLFGCAAAAQVKTSRETKGQYLSANLAFSVGVMSAMYLSRAVSGAHLNPAVSLSFCVLGDLPWSKLLPYSLAQLLGAYFASGLVYLIYYDAIMEFSGGVLTVFGPNETASIFATYPTGVVSMQTNFLDQVVGTAMLMLCILPLNDKRNAPAPEALLPPIVATVVLGISISMSANCGAAINPARDLGPRLFTLTAGWGMEVFTCYDYFFWIPLVAPMVGGVVGSIIYLVFIQWHLPDLEDEVESECKEIKDQTKFVEHSDLQQSGKKDEIYLKLSDL, encoded by the exons ATgagccatttaaaaaaagtgattAGGAAGATGAAGGTGAAAAATGAACTGACGCGACAGATTTTAGGAGAGCTTTTGGGCACTTTTGTCCTTCTG CTGTTTGGTTGTGCAGCAGCAGCCCAGGTGAAAACCAGCAGAGAAACTAAAGGACAGTATCTGTCTGCTAACCTGGCCTTCTCTGTAGGTGTCATGTCTGCCATGTATCTCAGCAGAGCAGTATCAG GAGCTCATCTAAATCCAGCTGTGTCATTGAGTTTCTGTGTGTTGGGTGATCTACCCTGGTCAAAGTTGTTGCCCTATTCTCTGGCTCAACTGCTGGGGGCGTATTTTGCCTCTGGACTGGTCTATCTCATCTATTATG ATGCCATCATGGAGTTCAGTGGTGGAGTCCTTACTGTATTTGGCCCCAATGAAACTGCGAGTATATTTGCCACTTACCCAACCGGTGTGGTGTCAATGCAGACCAACTTTCTGGATCAG GTGGTTGGCACAGCCATGCTGATGTTGTGTATACTACCTCTAAATGATAAGAGAAATGCTCCTGCTCCCGAAGCACTGCTTCCTCCCATTGTAGCAACAGTCGTGTTAGGTATATCCATATCGATGTCGGCTAATTGTGGAGCAGCCATAAATCCAGCTCGTGACCTTGGCCCTCGACTCTTCACTCTCACTGCAGGCTGGGGAATGGAAGTATTCAC ATGCTACGATTATTTCTTCTGGATCCCATTAGTCGCCCCTATGGTTGGGGGTGTGGTGGGCTCAATCATATATCTGGTTTTCATTCAGTGGCATTTGCCTGACCTTGAGGATGAGGTGGAGTCTGAATGTAAGGAGATTAAAGATCAAACAAAGTTTGTGGAGCACAGTGACCTGCAACAATCGGGCAAAAAGGACGAGATATACCTTAAACTGTCAGACCTTTGA
- the LOC129448389 gene encoding uncharacterized protein → MSLYPRPTFGRQFSESDGITTDTQLSNETAAQGQSQLSVGSAAARFQIRSANTLHYRPIRHIKEDKSQEGGDKGSEDVKRFYDSNKSKSLDWRGAGARRGHGNATWTSGGTRDSGNNFVRRAESLGKKENNNNVTSDTEANLPNSISWRSHDYNVTEQRDRKVYPNSVSTPMGTNRIIHNMEQAGSGQSLPARMKPRLSQGSIGEASSLWAQLPHDETSLDQTDNKVGVWARDQGRSNTQEVTGNQTILERIEKLLGSNFLHSKSDANSNDLVIDKRNPTLDSGHLNSDTMNSHFRQRKSNPTSPSGPLSPTDNQQWRPSYTVEKSGTFPRWFSKSEQTPYSKIQEPSTPETINEQKGDSSGVFFSKPKWGMEKSSDKTIQSLLSKSEQTPYNKMQEPSTPEIRNDQKDDSSGVFFSKPKRDIEKSPGKSIQSFPPAASEEPSKMNSLEFKSQSIERTRSKVFETAQPSGQRTTAQMILQSTSSDGISNQSVKQLATPSAGIKKEIEKEEPTQPKHPLASRGAPHGEIHQEDSSAVKTEEKRGDEETISSPTLDSVKNTIHKFEALAQQSQNAPQIIRARRALSVPEQPKPVVHVRKSDSDINLNFRKMMGNTERIKTNSIEEPEGNLDRNRTHHSNLTINVQPTSKQRMTYKTRIDLIPTFSQLHEPKSDQHISTWDKRWTVRNRHIDEPDLTITPGTGLQRSNTDSQLSKVNRLLKQQSIHVNMDDNNDEFDDDTPTNSPDRDPLTVNMQRQNSTLKPQTAARTLERSDGGASISVKSADNGTYPKVVNPSQSSASTVPAPPIYSSFNTSNNNNYKRQLEDVGPTGTSMARWSSDEEDYDDDDDDYGGTDSEDSDSGESSVTITSNMSQSDRRSFSLSLQELCIFGGVDYKPSDDEDWAPSRSASLCSDISAFSSVTLLSNNELDRLMDDVKNLGDETLQKYEDVQVVVLHKEVGSGLGFTLAGGVDQNKPVTVHRVIPGGVAAQEGSIFEGAWVLSINGTPLQKSAHLEALRTLRRARSQTMAVVVLQNVYQNETIHTPVNTGRRVHVTLNKASYDLGFSLEGGLDSSLGDKPLTVQKIFQGGPVSQVFPGDELLEVQGQSLIGMRRIEAVNLIRRLPPGPVEVLLHRPHQPH, encoded by the exons ATGAGTTTGTATCCTAGACCTACTTTTGGACGTCAGTTTTCTGAATCAGACGGCATAACAACAGATACACAGTTATCCAATGAAACTGCAGCACAGGGGCAAAGTCAGTTATCTGTTGGGTCTGCAGCCGCTAGATTCCAAATCCGCTCCGCTAACACACTTCACTACAGACCCATAAGACACATTAAGGAAGACAAAAGTCAGGAGGGAGGTGACAAAGGCAGTGAAGATGTGAAGAGATTTTATGActcaaacaaaagcaaaagctTAGACTGGAGAGGAGCAGGTGCAAGAAGAGGACATGGAAACGCAACTTGGACGTCCGGTGGGACCAGAGACTCCGGAAATAATTTTGTTAGGCGTGCTGAAAGTTTAGGCAAAAAGGAGAACAACAACAACGTAACTTCGGACACAGAAGCTAATCTACCTAATTCGATTTCATGGAGGAGTCACGATTACAATGTAACCGAACAAAGGGACAGAAAGGTTTACCCAAACTCTGTATCTACGCCTATGGGAACTAATCGTATCATACATAATATGGAACAAGCAGGCAGTGGCCAGTCACTCCCCGCTAGGATGAAACCAAGACTTAGCCAAGGTAGTATAGGAGAAGCTAGCAGTCTCTGGGCACAGCTGCCACACGATGAAACAAGTCTCGATCAGACAGACAACAAAGTAGGAGTCTGGGCCAGAGATCAAGGACGTAGCAATACCCAGGAAGTAACTGGAAATCAAACAATTTTGGAAAGAATTGAGAAACTCTTAGGGTCAAATTTTTTACACAGTAAGTCTGATGCAAACTCAAATGATCTGGTCATTGATAAACGCAACCCTACTCTTGATTCTGGTCATCTGAACTCTGACACCATGAATTCCCATTTCCGTCAAAGAAAATCAAACCCTACCTCCCCGTCTGGACCTCTGTCTCCCACTGACAACCAACAATGGAGACCTTCATACACTGTAGAAAAATCTGGAACATTCCCAAGATGGTTCTCTAAAAGCGAACAAACACCCTACAGTAAGATTCAAGAGCCATCTACGCCAGAGACCATAAATGAGCAAAAGGGTGATTCTTCTGGAGTGTTCTTCTCAAAGCCTAAATGGGGAATGGAAAAATCTTCTGATAAAACCATTCAATCATTGCTCTCTAAAAGCGAACAAACACCCTACAATAAGATGCAAGAGCCATCTACGCCAGAGATCAGAAATGACCAAAAGGACGATTCTTCTGGCGTATTCTTCTCGAAGCCTAAAAGGGATATCGAAAAATCTCCTGGTAAAAGCATTCAATCATTTCCACCTGCAGCCAGTGAAGAGCCAAGTAAAATGAACTCTCTCGAGTTCAAAAGTCAGTCCATAGAAAGAACCAGGAGTAAAGTTTTTGAAACTGCTCAACCCAGCGGTCAAAGAACAACTGCTCAGATGATATTACAGTCCACGTCTTCAGATGGTATCTCCAATCAAAGTGTCAAACAATTGGCAACCCCTTCAGCAGGTATCAAGAAAGAAATTGAAAAAGAAGAACCAACCCAACCCAAGCATCCACTAGCCTCAAGAGGAGCACCCCACGGTGAAATACATCAAGAGGATTCTTCTGCAGTAAAAACTGAAGAAAAGAGAGGAGATGAAGAAACCATCTCCAGTCCAACTTTAGACTCTGTGAAGAATACGATACACAAGTTTGAAGCCTTGGCTCAACAAAGCCAAAACGCACCACAAATTATACGTGCTAGAAGAGCCTTATCAGTACCAGAGCAGCCCAAACCTGTGGTTCATGTGAGGAAGAGTGATTCAGATATAAATCTAAATTTTAGAAAGATGATGGGAAACACGGAGAGGATAAAAACAAATTCCATTGAGGAGCCAGAAGGCAATTTAGATCGAAACAGAACCCATCATTCAAATCTCACCATCAATGTACAACCCACGTCCAAACAAAGGATGACATACAAAACGAGAATTGACCTTATTCCAACGTTCAGTCAGCTACATGAACCAAAGTCTGATCAGCATATCAGCACATGGGATAAAAGGTGGACTGTGCGCAACAGACACATAGACGAACCAGATCTTACCATCACTCCTGGAACCGGTCTGCAGAGGTCTAACACAGATTCTCAACTGTCAAAGGTCAATCgtttattaaaacaacaaagcatTCATGTAAATATGGATGACAATAATGACGAATTTGATGATGATACACCAACTAACTCTCCAGATAGGGACCCTCTTACAGTAAACATGCAGAGGCAAAACAGCACCTTAAAACCTCAAACTGCAGCACGTACCTTAGAACGTTCAGATGGAGGTGCGTCCATCTCAGTTAAGTCTGCAGACAATGGCACTTATCCTAAAGTGGTCAATCCTTCTCAAAGTTCTGCTTCTACTGTTCCTGCCCCACCAATCTATTCCTCATTCAATACTTCTAATAATAACAACTATAAGAGACAATTGGAGGATGTGGGCCCAACTGGCACTAGCATGGCTAGGTGGAGCTCGGATGAGGAAgattatgatgatgatgatgatgactaCGGGGGAACAGATTCAGAAGATTCTGACTCAGGAGAATCGTCTGTGACCATAACAAGCAACATGAGCCAATCGGATCGCAGAAGCTTCTCTCTAAG TCTACAGGAACTATGCATTTTTGGTGGGGTGGACTATAAACCATCAGATGATGAGGACTGGGCGCCCTCACGGTCTGCCTCTCTCTGCTCAGACATCTCAGCCTTTTCTTCTGTGACCCTTCTGAGCAACAATGAACTGGATCGCCTAATGGATGACGTTAAAAACTTAGGAGATGAAACCTTGCAG AAGTATGAAGATGTGCAGGTGGTTGTATTGCACAAGGAGGTGGGGAGTGGCTTAGGATTTACCTTGGCAGGTGGAGTGGATCAAAATAAACCAGTCACG GTCCACAGAGTGATTCCTGGTGGTGTGGCAGCGCAGGAAGGCTCTATCTTCGAAGGTGCCTGGGTGCTGTCGATCAACGGCACGCCCCTGCAGAAATCTGCTCATTTGGAGGCTCTGAGGACACTGAGGAGGGCGAGGAGTCAGACCATGGCAGTGGTGGTTCTCCAGAACGTCTACCAAAATGAGACCATTCACACACCAGTAAACACAG GCAGAAGAGTTCATGTCACTCTGAACAAAGCCAGCTATGATCTTGGCTTTAGTCTGGAAGGAGGGTTGGACTCCAGCTTAGGAGACAAACCCCTCACTGTACAAAAAATCTTCCAGGGT GGACCAGTGAGTCAAGTGTTTCCTGGGGATGAGTTGTTGGAAGTGCAAGGTCAAAGTTTGATAGGCATGAGACGGATTGAAGCGGTGAACCTAATAAGAAGACTGCCACCTGGACCTGTGGAGGTCTTATTACACCGTCCTCACCAACCCCATTGA
- the c10h1orf43 gene encoding protein C1orf43 homolog, producing MAHGDRLSGVNIVLVMTYGSLVFVLLFIFVKRQIMRFAMKSRRGPHAALGHNAPKELKEEIDSRLSKVNDIRFEPRLLAKEDDRLKHQGQNGCYNYLFRMQALDAIRDSDIPFHELCHSASALTGRRYRNWLMELRNSQSLFKSNHSTLIERLLEGYDSARHGTGVFGESEFVKYKEDLAELANIVKLHSSTTSLNQQHQSAAKDLTSSSGPSNASTIQVTYLPSTSQRSKRPKHFLELKNFKDNYNTLESTL from the exons ATGGCACACGGAGACAGGCTTTCGGGTGTAAATATTGTGCTTGTTATGACCTACGGTAGCCTG GTGTTTGTGCTACtcttcatttttgttaaaaGACAAATAATGAGATTTGCTATGAAGTCTCGCAGAGGACCACACGCCGCATTGGGTCATAACGCACCAAAG GAGCTGAAAGAAGAGATTGACTCCCGTTTGTCAAAAGTGAATGACATTCGCTTTGAACCACGTCTGCTTGCTAAGGAAGATGACAGACTGAAGCATCAAGGACAGAATG GCTGTTATAACTACCTCTTCAGAATGCAAGCATTAGATGCCATCAGAGACTCAG ATATTCCATTCCATGAGTTGTGTCACAGTGCCAGCGCTCTGACTGGACGACGCTACAGGAATTGGCTGATGGAGCTTAGGAACTCTCAGTCTCTTTTCAAGTCAAATCACAGCACACTCATAGAGCGATTACTGGAGGGATACGACAGCGCTCGACACGGCACCGGG GTGTTTGGTGAATCAGAGTTTGTAAAGTATAAAGAGGACCTGGCTGAACTGGCCAATAT tgTAAAACTCCACTCCAGCACCACAAGTCTTAACCAGCAGCACCAATCGGCGGCTAAAGATCTTACCAGCTCCTCTGGACCCTCTAACGCCTCCACTATTCAGGTCACATACCTGCCCTCCACCAGCCAGCGCAGCAAGAGGCCCAAGCATTTCCTGGAGCTCAAAAACTTTAAAGACAATTACAACACTCTAGAGAGCACACTGTGA
- the tuft1a gene encoding tuftelin 1a isoform X2, with amino-acid sequence MLSEEVSQIQEVRYCLKNLREQMAAKSHRSEHKLFLSGTGSRDVKSTHTVLTKAPERQDSMDEHEREKMREASKRLYAQMQDAEKQHQEERDKLMAEARQYKQQLSEQTDYLNKVQKTKEQQDQQIEDLQRLMSGMEQESSSLRDQLMTREAQLMQLREQTEDSQIGRERSEELEKENAILKEKIHHLDDMLKSQQRKLRQMIEQLQNSRMVIQERDRVIRELEEKVSMLEAENKQMRDQMDYYLENQRSNSYLPSDSNAQIVYSKPLRPSTQNNKSLPFIKVIEIKS; translated from the exons atgcTCTCAGAAGAAGTTTCACAAATACAAGAG GTGAGATATTGTCTGAAGAACCTCCGAGAGCAAATGGCAGCTAAAAGTCACAGGTCTGAACACAAG CTGTTTTTGTCTGGTACTGGCTCCAGAGACGTTAAAAGTACTCACACAGTACTAACAAAGGCTCCAGAAAGACAG GACAGCATGGATGAACATGAACGAGAGAAGATGAGAGAGGCGAGTAAGCGTCTGTACGCTCAAATGCAGGATGCAGAAAAGCAACACCAGGAAGAAAGAGATAAACTTATG GCGGAAGCTCGACAGTACAAGCAGCAGTTATCTGAGCAGACAGACTATCTGAATAAAGTTCAGAAGACTAAAGAGCAGCAGGATCAACAGATCGAAGACCTCCAACGTCTCATGAGCGGTATGGAGCAGGAGAGCTCCTCTCTTAGAGATCAGCTGATGACCAGAGAAGCTCAACTCATGCAGCTACGAGAACAGACAGAGGACAGCCAAATAGGAAGAGAGAG GTCAGAAGAGCTGGAAAAGGAAAACGCCATTCTGAAAGAGAAGATTCACCACTTGGATGACATGCTGAAGAGTCAACAGAGAAAACTTCGGCAAATGATTGaacag CTTCAAAACTCTCGCATGGTGATCCAGGAGAGGGACAGAGTGATCAGAGAGCTGGAGGAAAAGGTGTCCATGCTGGAGGCAGAG AACAAACAAATGCGTGATCAGATGGATTACTACCTGGAGAATCAGAGGTCAAACTCATACCTGCCATCAGATAGCAACGCCCAGATTGTTTACAG CAAGCCGCTGAGACCTTCCACCCAGAACAACAAGAGTCTACCCTTCATCAAGGTCATTGAAATCAAATCGTGA
- the tuft1a gene encoding tuftelin 1a isoform X1: protein MRRTGSLCTIEEMRWDDRMNGHRRLRLTLHDQNQQQPITEKPIGRAFALVQPTNERQPQKTELIKPSEGPVEVIKVYLDERKQAQARHQQSVKMLSEEVSQIQEVRYCLKNLREQMAAKSHRSEHKLFLSGTGSRDVKSTHTVLTKAPERQDSMDEHEREKMREASKRLYAQMQDAEKQHQEERDKLMAEARQYKQQLSEQTDYLNKVQKTKEQQDQQIEDLQRLMSGMEQESSSLRDQLMTREAQLMQLREQTEDSQIGRERSEELEKENAILKEKIHHLDDMLKSQQRKLRQMIEQLQNSRMVIQERDRVIRELEEKVSMLEAENKQMRDQMDYYLENQRSNSYLPSDSNAQIVYSKPLRPSTQNNKSLPFIKVIEIKS, encoded by the exons ATGAGGCGAACCGGGAGTCTGTGCACAATTGAAGAAATGAGATGGGACGACAGAATG AACGGGCACAGGCGGCTCAGACTCACTCTCCACGACCAGAACCAACAGCAGCCTATCACGGAAAAG ccaATTGGTAGAGCTTTTGCTTTGGTGCAGCCAACCAATGAAAGGCAGCCACAGAAGACCGAGCTGATCAAACCATCTGAGGGTCCGGTTGAAGTCATTAAG GTGTATCTCGACGAGCGAAAACAAGCCCAAGCCAGGCACcaacaaagtgtaaaaatgcTCTCAGAAGAAGTTTCACAAATACAAGAG GTGAGATATTGTCTGAAGAACCTCCGAGAGCAAATGGCAGCTAAAAGTCACAGGTCTGAACACAAG CTGTTTTTGTCTGGTACTGGCTCCAGAGACGTTAAAAGTACTCACACAGTACTAACAAAGGCTCCAGAAAGACAG GACAGCATGGATGAACATGAACGAGAGAAGATGAGAGAGGCGAGTAAGCGTCTGTACGCTCAAATGCAGGATGCAGAAAAGCAACACCAGGAAGAAAGAGATAAACTTATG GCGGAAGCTCGACAGTACAAGCAGCAGTTATCTGAGCAGACAGACTATCTGAATAAAGTTCAGAAGACTAAAGAGCAGCAGGATCAACAGATCGAAGACCTCCAACGTCTCATGAGCGGTATGGAGCAGGAGAGCTCCTCTCTTAGAGATCAGCTGATGACCAGAGAAGCTCAACTCATGCAGCTACGAGAACAGACAGAGGACAGCCAAATAGGAAGAGAGAG GTCAGAAGAGCTGGAAAAGGAAAACGCCATTCTGAAAGAGAAGATTCACCACTTGGATGACATGCTGAAGAGTCAACAGAGAAAACTTCGGCAAATGATTGaacag CTTCAAAACTCTCGCATGGTGATCCAGGAGAGGGACAGAGTGATCAGAGAGCTGGAGGAAAAGGTGTCCATGCTGGAGGCAGAG AACAAACAAATGCGTGATCAGATGGATTACTACCTGGAGAATCAGAGGTCAAACTCATACCTGCCATCAGATAGCAACGCCCAGATTGTTTACAG CAAGCCGCTGAGACCTTCCACCCAGAACAACAAGAGTCTACCCTTCATCAAGGTCATTGAAATCAAATCGTGA